Proteins encoded together in one Candidatus Lariskella endosymbiont of Epinotia ramella window:
- a CDS encoding heme exporter protein CcmB produces MKEVRVRDLFVAILKRDVKLMFSNRQQVTHTLLFFVISITILRIANEQSVISISSALGFSAIMLLFSLILINQNLLNDEYKNDFISQYILTGVGLEIVIIAKWLAYMITIIVPVMLAVPIGVYMLCNEIMNFELFCAVFVFSANSSLILLCTASLLPDYKKFLILVIATLPFHIPNIVFLLLICQNYQYIWASASLFLFYFPVCIILSNLSTKFIVRLSQ; encoded by the coding sequence ATGAAGGAAGTGAGAGTAAGAGATCTGTTTGTTGCGATTTTAAAACGCGATGTCAAACTTATGTTTAGTAACAGACAACAAGTTACTCATACTTTGTTATTTTTTGTTATATCAATTACTATACTACGTATTGCAAATGAACAAAGTGTTATCAGCATTTCTTCTGCTCTAGGTTTTTCTGCTATAATGCTTTTATTTAGTCTTATACTCATTAACCAAAATCTATTAAATGATGAATATAAAAATGATTTTATTTCTCAGTATATATTAACAGGAGTTGGGCTTGAAATAGTGATTATCGCTAAATGGCTTGCATATATGATAACTATAATTGTTCCAGTTATGCTTGCTGTTCCAATTGGAGTTTACATGCTATGTAATGAGATAATGAATTTTGAGCTTTTCTGCGCTGTATTCGTCTTTTCAGCAAATTCCAGTTTGATTTTGCTTTGTACCGCGTCTTTACTACCAGATTATAAAAAATTCTTGATCCTTGTCATTGCTACACTACCATTTCATATCCCAAATATAGTTTTTTTGCTGCTAATATGCCAAAATTATCAATATATATGGGCTTCCGCGTCATTATTTTTGTTTTATTTCCCTGTATGCATAATATTATCAAATTTATCAACAAAATTTATTGTGCGTCTATCGCAATAG